Proteins from one Aedes albopictus strain Foshan unplaced genomic scaffold, AalbF5 HiC_scaffold_138, whole genome shotgun sequence genomic window:
- the LOC134284444 gene encoding uncharacterized protein LOC134284444: protein MSCTESNVGVGGEQDPGSERIRALEAEVVRLKSLIEMVERRMRGTGKQEERQEECEVVQNVPLEQLVVEGTKHQERKPLPESPTCWYCEGYDHVVDNCIGRKRTLELWRKLDEEKVRKGEEQPELPSGLVPECETESNKTSELEGVANASLGNCFIADHEKAGETKKIGSVLPVKQTLFRKYDVPRFASKERQTRQVPWRGFSESGKGRSKTRVRLNRRKEKETKKTANTRTVKGWQIEWSFTSERWRVWFLKILLTDVKFVTRSIEISCYLVLPAKLAPECILATIKRVVGSYWNGLESLDGNRLGIFHCKFLKNLPEQALHSLTLHDLQLCNCCETATRSQLKVWSH from the coding sequence ATGAGTTGTACTGAGAGCAACGTAGGTGTAGGGGGTGAGCAAGATCCGGGGAGTGAGAGGATTCGGGCTCTGGAGGCCGAAGTGGTTAGGCTGAAATCATTGATTGAAATGGTTGAAAGGAGAATGAGAGGAACCGGTAAGCAGGAAGAGAGACAGGAAGAATGTGAGGTGGTCCAAAATGTACCATTAGAGCAGTTGGTAGTCGAGGGTACGAAGCACCAGGAGAGGAAGCCTCTACCGGAGTCACCAACATGTTGGTACTGTGAGGGATACGATCACGTGGTAGATAATTGTATTGGAAGGAAGAGGACTCTTGAGCTCTGGCGTAAGTTAGATGAAGAGAAGGTGAGAAAAGGTGAAGAACAACCAGAATTGCCAAGCGGTCTTGTACCGGAATGCGAGACCGAGAGTAACAAGACTTCAGAACTAGAAGGTGTGGCCAATGCAAGTCTAGGGAACTGCTTCATCGCAGATCACGAAAAAGCCGGTGAGACTAAGAAGATAGGTTCTGTGTTGCCAGTCAAACAAACGTTGTTTCGGAAATATGACGTTCCGAGATTCGCGAGTAAAGAAAGGCAAACTAGACAGGTTCCGTGGCGAGGATTTTCAGAAAGCGGAAAAGGTCGGAGTAAGACAAGAGTTCGATTGAATAGGAGAAAGGAAAAGGAAACGAAGAAAACAGCGAATACCAGAACAGTAAAGGGATGGCAGATAGAGTGGTCGTTTACTTCCGAGCGATGGAGGGTGTGGTTTTTGAAAATCTTATTAACGGACGTTAAATTTGTCACTCGATCCATTGAGATTAGTTGCTATCTGGTACTACCGGCTAAGCTGGCACCGGAATGCATTCTAGCAACCATCAAGAGGGTAGTAGGCAGCTATTGGAATGGTTTGGAGAGTTTGGATGGAAATCGACTTGGCATTTTCCATTGCAAGTTCCTAAAAAACTTGCCAGAGCAGGCTCTCCATAGTTTGACCTTGCATGACCTTCAGCTATGTAACTGTTGTGAAACAGCGACAAGGAGCCAGTTAAAGGTCTGGTCTCATTAA